Below is a genomic region from Gillisia sp. Hel_I_86.
GATTTTCAGAATATAAGTGATGGCGATATAGATTTGGTGCAAGTAGTAGATACCGAAGATGAAGTAATTGCTATCCTGGATGATTTTTATGATGAATATAACTTGAGCCCTAACTTCTAAGAAACCAGAGCAGCTCTGAATTTGTAGATGGTATTGAACTTTTAGAATAAATTTAAATGTTTATCCGGAAAAACACCTAATATGCAGATTAGAACGAATATTGTCCCGTCGAGCGTAGTCGAGACGTTTTTATTTGACCTTTCGACTGCGCTCAAGGTGACAAAAACTTACTTTAGATACCTAAACGGACAATCCAGTAAACTAATTTCTAATGTATGTTGTCCCTTGAAAATTAAATTAATTTCCTTTTTTATCATTTGTTTGTTCAGTACTGGTTTCAGTTTTGGGCAAACAAACATGGATATTATTGCGGTGTTGAATGATTCTACGCACACTTTTAATATCCAGCATAAAATTGAATATGAGAATGCGAGCCAAGATACATTAACTTCAATTTATTTAAATGATTGGGCCAATAGCTATAAGGATAAATCCACTCCCCTAGCCAAACGTTTTGCTGAAGATTATTTAAGAAGGTTCCATTTTGCTCGGGAAGAAGAACGGGGGCATACCAGAATATATAGTATTAACGGGGAAAACCTGAAGCCATATAATTGGGAACGGCCAATTGATGCGGCAGATATTATTAAAATAGATCTCGACGAACCCTTGTTGCCTGGAAAAAAACAAACTATAAATTTACTCTATTCTGTGAAAATCCCGTCAGACAAATTCACGAGATATGGATATGATGATCAAGGTAATTTCAAATTAAACTATTGGTATGTTACCCCTGCCGTATATAAAAATGAATGGGAAATCTATAGCGATAAAAACTTGGGAAATCAATACACACCCCCTATAAATGTCAAGATAAAACTATCCACCAGACCTTACTTGTATGTTGCTTCTCCACTTAAAACCGACAGGTTTGTTACCGAAGACACCTATAAAACCACGTATCTATCCGGCACAAATAGCGTCTCCTCCCAACTGTACCTTACAAAATCCTACAGGTTCGAATCTATTCAGGCAAACTCAACAGAGATCGTCACTAATCTAGAAGATGAAGGTTTGAATAATGAAATCAAGGGGATGCTGCTTTCCAGAATTATGGGTTTTCTGGAAAAAAGACTAGGAGATTATCCACAGGCTTCCCTCATGGTAACCAGAGACGAATATTTAAATAATCCTGTTTACGGTCTTAACCAGTTGCCAAGTTTTATAAGACCATTCCCAGATGGATTTCAATATGACATTAAGCAATTAAAGACCATTACCAATCAATTCATCAAAAACACTATTCTTATTAATCCAAGAAATGAACAATGGGTTTATGATGCCATTATGATTTCTCTTATGATAGATTATGTGGATGAATATTACCCTAACATGAAGCTAATTGGAAATTTAAGCGATGTATTTGGAATACGATGGTTTCATGCCTCCGACCTTGAATTTAACGATCAATATCCGTTTTTGTATTTGCACATGGCAAGAAAAAATATCGATCAGCCATTAACGACTGCACAAGATTCGTTGGTGAAATTCAACAAGAATATCGCCAATGCCTATAAAGCGGGAACAGGCTTAAAATATTTGGAAGATTACCTACAATCCAATGCCGTAAAAAATTCTATTTCAGATTTTTATAAATCCAACGTACTAAAACCAACCAGCGAGCAGGAATTTCTAAATATCCTTCAACAGAACACCGATAAGGATATATCCTGGTTTGAAAAAGATTATATCAACTCTAGTGAGAAAATTGATTTTAAGATAAGTAAGCTTCAGAAAACACCAGACTCGTTACGGGTAACAATAAAAAACAAAAGAAATACCAGCATGCCTATTTCACTTTATGGGCTAAAAGAGGGCAAGGTGGTGTACAAAACATGGGTCGAGGGGATAACGGGCACCAAAGAGGTTACAATTCCCAGGGACAGTATAGGCCGATTGGCATTGAATTATGAGGGAATTGCCCCAGAAGTTAACCAAAGAGATAATTATAGAAGAGTAAGTACTTTATTAAACAGGCCGTTACAGTTTAGGTTGTTCCAAGATGTAGAAGATCCAAGATATAACCAGTTTTTCTTTATGCCCGAGTTTAATTACAACTTATATGATGGTATTTCCATAGGACCAAAACTTTATAATAAGACCTTTCTTAATAAGAATTTTGAATGGAAAATATCGCCCAAATTTGGGTTTACGAGTAAAACCATTGTAGGATCGGCTGGAGCAAATTATACAAGCTACCTGGACGATGGAAATCTTTTTGCTTTAAAATTTGGAGCGGGAGGTACAAGATTCTCTTATGGCTACAATCTATTTTACGAAAAATTCACTCCTTTTGTGGGGCTCTACTTTAGGAACTCCTATTTAAGAGACAATCAGCGGCAGTCTTTAACCTTTCGAAATGTAAATGTAAAACAAGATCAAGATCCATTCAATCCTGTAGAACAGCCTAAATATAATGTGGTAAATTTAGGATATAATTTTAGTGACACCAATCTTATAGATTATTTTAGAGGGAGTGTAGATTACCAAATAGCCAAGAATTTCAGTAAAGTTTCCTTAACTTTAGAATACCGAAAATTATTTAAGAACAACCAGCAAATCAATTTGAGGTTCTTCGCGGGTACTTTTCTTTTTAATGATGAGACAGATAACGATTATTTCAGTTTTGCGCTCGATCGCCCTACAGATTATCTTTTCGACTACAATTACTATGGAAGAAGCCAAGCTAGCGGATTATTTAGTCAGCAAATTATCGTTGCCGAAGGGGGGTTTAAATCCCAGTTACAACCAGAATTTGCTAACCAATGGATCACTACTGCCAACGCTAGCACCAATCTTTGGAAATGGATCTATGTGTATGGTGATGTTGGCCTGGTGAAAAATGAAAGTTTTAAACCCACATTTGTGCACGATTCTGGAATCCGATTGAGTTTTGTAGCCGACTATTTTGAAGTTTTCTTGCCCGTTTATTCCAATCTTGGTTGGGAAATAGGACAAAAAGATTATGACCAAAAAGTCAGGTTCATCGTAACTTTGGATATAAACACGCTTATTAGATTGTTTACCAGAGAATGGTATTAGCCCATCAATCTCAAAATATATTTTAGTTATATTTTAAAGAACAATTGCAACACAGATTATTATATTCATAATTAAACGTTAATTATATCTTAATAATTATCAATACTTTAACTAATTCAATATTTTCTGCATTTTTATACTAATTATGCCAATTTTACTGAATTGTATTTAACCCTAGTTTTAGCTATATTTGTAACAATCCAAACATTATTTCATGCAAAGCGAAACACAATCTAAAGAATCTATATCCTTCGAAGATTTTAAAGCGCAGGTTTTAGAAGATTACAAAATTGCCGTTACCAGTAGGGAATGTAGCCTTTTGGGGAGAAGGGAAGTCTTAACGGGCAAAGCAAAATTTGGAATATTTGGTGATGGAAAAGAGATTCCCCAGTTAGCATTGGCAAAAGTATTCAAAAATGGAGATTTTCGCTCGGGGTATTATAGGGATCAAACTTTTATGATGGCCATTGGAGAACTTACTATCGAGCAGTTTTTTGCGGGATTGTACGCAGATACCAATATCGAAAATGAACCCATGTCTGCCGGGAGACAAATGGGTGGGCACTTTGCTACGCACAGTTTGGAGGAAGATGGAAGTTGGAAGAATTTAATGAAGCAAAAGAATTCCAGTGCAGATATCTCACCAACATCAGGTCAAATGCTAAGGTTGCTTGGGTTGGCTCAAGCATCTAAAATATATAGAAATGTCGAAGGAATAGATGCTGAAAAATTTTCGGACAATGGAAACGAAATTGCATGGGGAACCATAGGAAATGCAAGTACTTCCGAAGGTCATTTTTGGGAAACCATCAATGCTGCCGGAGTATTGCAAGTACCAATGGTAATGAGTGTATGGGACGATGAATATGGGATTTCTGTTCATGCAAAACATCAAACAACTAAAGAAAATATCTCAGAGGTCCTTAAAGGATTTCAACGAGATGAAGATCATAAAGGCTACGAGATCATAGTGGTAAATGGCTGGAACTATGTTGCCCTTGTCGAGGCTTATGAAAAAGCTTCAAAGATTGCAAGAACTAGCCACTCCCCTGTTCTTATTCATGTAAATGAATTAACTCAACCTCAAGGACATTCCACTTCCGGATCGCATGAGCGCTACAAGGATGAAGATAGACTAGCTTGGGAAAGAGCTTTCGATTGTAATGTAAAGTTCAAGCAGTGGATATTGGAGAACAACTTCGCATCAGAAGAAGAATTGGATGCCATAGATAAGGACATTAAAAAACAAGTAAGGGACGG
It encodes:
- a CDS encoding metalloprotease is translated as MDIIAVLNDSTHTFNIQHKIEYENASQDTLTSIYLNDWANSYKDKSTPLAKRFAEDYLRRFHFAREEERGHTRIYSINGENLKPYNWERPIDAADIIKIDLDEPLLPGKKQTINLLYSVKIPSDKFTRYGYDDQGNFKLNYWYVTPAVYKNEWEIYSDKNLGNQYTPPINVKIKLSTRPYLYVASPLKTDRFVTEDTYKTTYLSGTNSVSSQLYLTKSYRFESIQANSTEIVTNLEDEGLNNEIKGMLLSRIMGFLEKRLGDYPQASLMVTRDEYLNNPVYGLNQLPSFIRPFPDGFQYDIKQLKTITNQFIKNTILINPRNEQWVYDAIMISLMIDYVDEYYPNMKLIGNLSDVFGIRWFHASDLEFNDQYPFLYLHMARKNIDQPLTTAQDSLVKFNKNIANAYKAGTGLKYLEDYLQSNAVKNSISDFYKSNVLKPTSEQEFLNILQQNTDKDISWFEKDYINSSEKIDFKISKLQKTPDSLRVTIKNKRNTSMPISLYGLKEGKVVYKTWVEGITGTKEVTIPRDSIGRLALNYEGIAPEVNQRDNYRRVSTLLNRPLQFRLFQDVEDPRYNQFFFMPEFNYNLYDGISIGPKLYNKTFLNKNFEWKISPKFGFTSKTIVGSAGANYTSYLDDGNLFALKFGAGGTRFSYGYNLFYEKFTPFVGLYFRNSYLRDNQRQSLTFRNVNVKQDQDPFNPVEQPKYNVVNLGYNFSDTNLIDYFRGSVDYQIAKNFSKVSLTLEYRKLFKNNQQINLRFFAGTFLFNDETDNDYFSFALDRPTDYLFDYNYYGRSQASGLFSQQIIVAEGGFKSQLQPEFANQWITTANASTNLWKWIYVYGDVGLVKNESFKPTFVHDSGIRLSFVADYFEVFLPVYSNLGWEIGQKDYDQKVRFIVTLDINTLIRLFTREWY